In Mesorhizobium sp. 113-3-3, a genomic segment contains:
- the rpmE gene encoding 50S ribosomal protein L31, with protein sequence MKSAIHPDYHTIKVVMTDGTEYTTRSTWGKEGDTMNLDIDPTTHPAWTGGQQTLLDRGGRLSKFKKRFEGFGL encoded by the coding sequence ATGAAGAGCGCTATTCACCCCGACTACCACACCATCAAGGTCGTCATGACCGACGGCACCGAATACACGACCCGTTCGACCTGGGGCAAGGAAGGCGATACGATGAACCTCGATATCGACCCGACCACCCACCCGGCCTGGACCGGCGGCCAGCAGACCCTGCTCGACCGCGGCGGCCGCTTGTCGAAGTTCAAGAAGCGTTTCGAAGGTTTCGGCCTCTAA